A part of Candida albicans SC5314 chromosome 2, complete sequence genomic DNA contains:
- a CDS encoding uncharacterized protein (Protein of unknown function): MLAIFYLFVLCLCTPVPADTELKAVTNILGQISAPPSTSTLTERHTIEPLYKIDPSAKPSISFNNKDEILNYERRLANEGKKYLLGK; this comes from the coding sequence ATGCTTGCAATCTTTTACTTATTTGTATTATGTTTATGTACCCCAGTTCCAGCTGATACTGAATTAAAGGCTGTCACCAATATACTTGGTCAAATAAGTGCTCCACCATCTACATCTACACTCACTGAACGCCATACTATAGAGCCACTTTACAAGATCGACCCTAGTGCCAAACCAAGTATATCtttcaacaataaagatgagattttgaattatgaAAGGAGACTAGCCAATgaaggaaaaaaatactTATTGGGCAAATAA
- a CDS encoding uncharacterized protein (Putative adhesin-like protein; upregulated during growth in the mouse cecum; flow model, rat catheter and Spider biofilm induced) — protein sequence MKVTIRLSTESSFSVTIPDNATVDDLKQSIKVGLPADITLPPDFKVIYNGSKLQPYYAELQSFGMKSAEDNSYTVIVMSDNVDTPPITPQQSVESLAKSSTTTTTTTTTNATIKKTKKKSRCAFHNCNSAPLRMVGTCTHCQGKFCAKHRLLEDHMCTGLQYCKDNAHEKNAMKLQSERTIANRV from the coding sequence ATGAAAGTTACTATCAGATTATCTACCGAATCATCCTTTTCCGTGACTATCCCAGATAATGCGactgttgatgatttgaaacaatCCATTAAAGTTGGCTTACCAGCCGATATAACATTGCCACCTGATTTCAAAGTTATCTATAACGGCTCAAAATTACAACCATATTACGCTGAGTTACAGTCTTTTGGAATGAAATCCGCCGAGGATAACTCTTACACTGTTATTGTAATGTCGGATAATGTGGATACTCCACCAATAACTCCACAACAGTCAGTAGAATCACTCGCAAAATCTAgcactaccaccaccaccacaaccaccaccaatgcTACTATCAAAAAgactaaaaagaaaagtagGTGTGCCTTCCACAACTGTAATTCGGCACCATTGAGAATGGTAGGAACTTGCACCCATTGCCAGGGTAAATTTTGTGCTAAGCACAGATTATTGGAAGACCATATGTGTACGGGATTACAATACTGCAAAGATAATGCTCATGAAAAGAATGCCATGAAATTACAAAGCGAGCGTACTATTGCCAACAGAGTATAA
- a CDS encoding uncharacterized protein (Ortholog of S. cerevisiae Ett1, a nuclear protein that inhibits replication of Brome mosaic virus; early-stage flow model biofilm induced) → MAKRTLGLAKAAKAKKQKKEQEHQESSASPDEESSSSNQLTIELPEEIDANDEISQLKGLHKTYLQSERDNELLVNGIIHECDRLLRENDSENKQPLPAVFHAIYAIALAELSKFHTEELDKVKEFFIAALERVESGLEKNPNDINLLVAKTKILLDQISLQYIAPLTLESDVKELDKEIDELLDAALSVYESVEARAKELKDYSIFDDSETLDILEALDDILDIVDNFGKENQGDDGSDEDDEEDDDEEEKSVELAETHPLYKIKNSDKYDQWWRDHTHLYLDNLEKLENGSPELKREVCHRLGQSYLQESEVPYSVFTKLKYDDEYDGIEELEGLTEKEAQKISQELITKALDYLKQAKDEEDPETWVSIAEAMISLGNLYEVDSKEQEDLYLEAEKILKRANNVTNGKFQEELDNLLP, encoded by the coding sequence ATGGCCAAGAGAACATTAGGGTTAGCAAAAGCTGCTAAGgccaaaaaacaaaagaaagaacaagaacatCAAGAAAGTTCTGCCAGCCCAGACGAGgaatcatcttcatcaaacCAATTGACTATTGAGTTACCAGAAGAAATCGATgcaaatgatgaaatttcTCAATTAAAAGGGTTGCATAAGACCTACTTACAATCGGAAAGAGACAATGAGTTACTTGTGAACGGTATAATTCATGAATGTGACAGATTATTGCGTGAAAATGATTCAGAGAATAAACAACCACTCCCAGCTGTCTTCCACGCTATTTACGCAATTGCTTTAGCTGAACTAAGTAAATTCCATACTGAAGAATTGGATAAAGTCAAGGAATTTTTTATAGCAGCTTTGGAAAGAGTTGAACTGGGCTTGGAAAAAAATCCCAATGATATTAACTTACTAGTTgccaaaaccaaaatattACTTGATCAAATCCTGTTGCAATATATTGCCCCATTAACTTTGGAATCTGACGTAAAAGAATTAGATAAGGAAATCGATGAATTGTTAGATGCCGCATTAAGTGTTTATGAATCAGTGGAAGCTAGAGCCAAAGAATTGAAGGACTATTCCATATTTGATGACTCTGAGACTTTGGACATTTTGGAAGCATTAGATGATATACTAGACATTGTCGATAATTTTGGTAAGGAAAACCAAGGTGACGATGGCTCTGATGAAGACGACGAAGAAGATGACGACGAAGAAGAGAAATCGGTTGAATTGGCAGAAACTCATCCCTTGTACAAAATTAAGAATAGTGACAAATACGATCAATGGTGGAGAGACCATACTCACTTGTACTTGgataatttggaaaaattagAGAATGGATCGCCCGAATTAAAAAGAGAAGTCTGTCATAGATTGGGACAATCTTATTTACAAGAATCTGAAGTACCATATCTGGTATTTaccaaattgaaatatgaCGATGAGTATGATGGgattgaagaattggaagGGTTGACAGAAAAAGAAGCCCAAAAGATTTCTCAAGAATTGATTACCAAGGCGTTAGATTACTTGAAACAAGCCAAAGATGAAGAGGATCCAGAAACATGGGTTAGCATCGCCGAAGCCATGATTTCGTTAGGGAACTTGTATGAAGTTGATAGtaaagaacaagaagattTGTATTTGGAAGCAGAAAAGATCTTAAAAAGGGCAAATAATGTCACCAATGGAAAATTCCAAGAAGAATTAGACAATCTTTTACCATAA
- the MET1 gene encoding uroporphyrinogen-III C-methyltransferase (Putative uroporphyrin-3 C-methyltransferase, methionine biosynthesis enzyme; upregulated by human whole blood or polymorphonuclear (PMN) cells; Hog1p-induced; fungal-specific (no human or murine homolog); Hap43p-repressed) codes for MTNLLTSNITTGETHLLIGYSAVSNTRIVSIIESGANPILITDSQPQNFPPNIMQYVTDNKLPVLIDKDFPTKIPHYLTTLGRAEVDSIVDRVYVSLPSSQLALKQEIYQRCRKLRIPVNTTDSPDLCTFTMLSTYTSGDFQLGVTTNGKGCKLASRIKRELVNSLPSDIDAICKQVGELRRQIQMEDKAESEHGEHEDDAINNHKFNSFVPEFNKTQEDLKLQRARWLSQIVEYYPLNKLGSISLKDLSSAYKLHKQANVPGAKEEDSEAGQMTLVGSGPGSVSLLTLGALQAIQTADLVLADKLVPQQVLDVIPTTHHTRLFIARKFPGNAEKAQEELLTLGLEALRRGEKVVRLKQGDPYIFGRGGEEFNFFSQHGFKPTVVPGITSALAAPVLSNIPMTHRDVADQVLICTGTGRRGAVPNLPDFVSSRTTVFLMALHRVVELIPLLVNDKKWDENLPVAIVERASCPDQRVIRTTLSKVGDAVEACGSRPPGLLVTGYACEVICKNSGSESLPWVVEEGCNSGDDGELKRIVELVNGNCKESTAVVSPNLQKEIAA; via the coding sequence ATGACTAATTTGCTAACTTCCAACATAACTACCGGGGAGACCCACTTATTGATTGGGTATTCTGCTGTTTCCAATACCAGAATCGTTTCAATCATAGAATCAGGTGCAAACCCAATTCTCATTACCGATTCACAACCACAAAATTTTCCACCCAACATCATGCAATATGTAACTGACAATAAACTACCGgtattaattgataaagattTCCCAACCAAGATCCCCCATTACTTAACTACTCTAGGTCGAGCAGAGGTGGATTCTATTGTTGACCGAGTTTATGTGTCGTTGCCCAGCTCACAGCTTGCCTTGAAGCAAGAGATATATCAAAGATGTCGCAAGTTGCGCATACCGGTAAACACAACCGACTCACCAGATTTATGTACATTTACAATGTTGTCAACCTACACCTCGGGAGATTTCCAGTTAGGTGTTACCACCAACGGGAAAGGATGCAAGTTAGCCCTGAGAATAAAACGAGAGCTTGTGAACTCGTTGCCCAGCGACATTGATGCAATATGCAAACAGGTGGGAGAGTTAAGACGACAAATACAAATGGAAGACAAAGCTGAATCTGAGCACGGAGAACACGAAGATGATGCtatcaacaaccacaagTTCAATTCGTTTGTGCCAGAGTTCAACAAAACGCAAGAGGACCTAAAGCTACAAAGGGCAAGATGGTTGTCGCAAATTGTCGAGTATTACccattgaataaattagGTTCTATTTCACTCAAGGATCTAAGCAGTGCCTATAAGTTACACAAACAAGCTAACGTCCCAGGtgcaaaagaagaagactCGGAAGCTGGCCAGATGACCTTGGTTGGCAGTGGACCTGGGTCTGTGTCGTTGCTTACGTTGGGAGCGTTACAGGCTATACAGACAGCCGATTTGGTGCTAGCAGATAAACTAGTTCCGCAACAGGTCTTGGATGTAATCCCCACTACACACCACACAAGATTGTTCATTGCCAGAAAGTTTCCTGGTAATGCTGAGAAGGCCCAGGAAGAGTTGTTGACACTAGGCCTAGAAGCATTGAGGAGAGGTGAAAAAGTTGTTCGTCTAAAGCAAGGAGACCCATATATATTTGGGCGTGGCGGAGAAGAGTTTAACTTTTTCTCGCAACATGGGTTCAAACCAACGGTTGTGCCTGGGATCACCTCTGCATTGGCGGCACCGGTGTTGTCAAACATCCCAATGACACACAGAGACGTTGCTGACCAAGTTTTGATTTGCACTGGTACGGGGAGACGCGGTGCCGTGCCCAATTTGCCTGATTTTGTGTCGAGCAGAACCACGGTGTTTTTGATGGCGCTACACAGAGTGGTTGAGTTGATCCCATTGTTAGTCAACGACAAGAAGTGGGATGAAAACTTGCCCGTGGCAATCGTTGAACGTGCATCGTGTCCCGATCAGAGAGTCATTCGCACCACGTTGAGTAAGGTCGGAGACGCTGTTGAGGCTTGTGGGTCGAGGCCACCTGGATTGCTTGTGACAGGGTATGCGTGTGAGGTGATTTGCAAAAATAGTGGTAGCGAGAGCTTACCTTGGGTTGTGGAAGAAGGTTGTAATTCTGGAGATGATGGTGAGTTGAAGAGAATTGTCGAGCTTGTCAATGGCAACTGCAAGGAGAGCACTGCTGTTGTCAGTCCTAACTTGCAAAAGGAAATAGCTGCATAA
- a CDS encoding kynurenine--oxoglutarate transaminase (Putative arylformamidase, enzyme of the NAD biosynthesis pathway; Gcn4p-regulated) has product MLRRLFPIRQLYTTTRAMASKSTDPTSLHNPYFYQKPGQKDIWSLINETAAQAQQESGEPIVNLGQGFFSYNPPEFAINAVEEALTKPQFNQYAHARGNPNLLKQVAEHYSRSYGRAVGVDEVQITTGANEGMFAIFFAFLTPGDEVIVFEPFFDQYIPNVEMTGAKIKYVEIKYPKKFDNEVVTGQDWEIDWEGLNNAITDKTKIIVINTPHNPIGKVFTEEELYKIGKLAVEHNLILVSDEVYENLYYTDKFPRPAALPQLPELAERTLTVGSAGKSFAATGWRVGYIQGPANLIKFVTAAHTRICFSTPAPLQQAVSQGFEQAEKSNYFENTRKEYEHKYKIFTKVFDDLGLPYTVAEGGYFVLVNLSKVKIPADYEFPGTISDRGTLDFKLAYWLIKEIGVVGIPPTEFLTEWNRKGNGLENCVRFAVCKDDSVLEDAVERLKKLKDYL; this is encoded by the coding sequence ATGTTAAGACGGCTCTTTCCAATACGACAATTGTACACAACAACTAGAGCCATGGCCAGCAAATCAACAGACCCAACTAGTTTGCATAATCCgtatttttatcaaaaaccGGGGCAAAAAGATATCTGGTCGTTAATCAACGAAACTGCGGCCCAGGCACAACAAGAATCCGGCGAGCCAATTGTCAATTTGGGACAAGGGTTTTTCTCCTACAATCCTCCTGAGTTTGCGATTAACGCTGTTGAGGAAGCATTGACCAAGCCGCAATTCAACCAATATGCACATGCTCGTGGAAACCCAAACTTATTGAAACAAGTGGCAGAGCACTATTCGCGATCGTATGGACGTGCTGTGGGGGTTGACGAGGTCCAAATCACCACGGGTGCAAATGAGGGAATGTTTGCCATTTTCTTTGCTTTCTTGACCCCGGGCGATGAAGTCATTGTGTTTGAACCATTTTTTGACCAATACATCCCCAATGTTGAAATGACAGGAGCCAAGATCAAGTATGTTGAAATCAAGTATCCCAAGAAATTTGACAACGAGGTTGTCACGGGCCAGGATTGGGAGATTGACTGGGAAGGATTGAATAATGCCATTACCGACAAGACCAAGATCATCGTGATAAATACCCCACACAACCCAATCGGTAAAGTTTTCACCGAGGAGGAGTTGTACAAGATTGGCAAGCTTGCCGTGGAACATAATTTAATCCTTGTCAGCGACGAGGTTTACGAGAACTTGTATTATACTGACAAGTTCCCTCGTCCAGCTGCATTACCACAGTTGCCTGAATTGGCTGAAAGGACGTTGACAGTGGGTTCTGCTGGGAAATCATTTGCTGCCACTGGTTGGAGAGTAGGGTATATCCAGGGCCCTGccaatttgattaaatttgtAACAGCGGCCCACACCAGAATTTGTTTCTCGACTCCAGCACCATTGCAACAGGCAGTATCTCAGGGGTTTGAGCAGGCTGAGAAATCAAACTATTTTGAGAACACTCGAAAGGAGTATGAACACAAGTACAAAATATTCACCAAGGTATTTGACGACTTGGGGTTACCCTACACCGTTGCCGAAGGAGGATACTTTGTGTTGGTGAACTTGCTGAAAGTTAAGATACCCGCAGATTATGAGTTTCCCGGAACCATCAGCGATAGAGGCACTTtagatttcaaattggcGTATTGGTTGATCAAAGAAATTGGGGTTGTGGGAATCCCTCCAACAGAGTTTTTAACCGAATGGAATAGAAAGGGGAACGGCTTAGAAAATTGTGTCAGATTTGCTGTTTGCAAAGATGATTCTGTTTTAGAAGACGCAGTTGagagattgaaaaaattaaaagattaTTTATAA
- a CDS encoding S-adenosylmethionine-dependent methyltransferase (Ortholog(s) have protein-lysine N-methyltransferase activity, role in peptidyl-lysine dimethylation, positive regulation of translational termination and cytosol, nucleus localization) — protein sequence MDFDPLSLYTPSPLQNEEVSIPIYQGLSEIKENENLSETLHNDSHLEPVHILDLPLLQLKPPYEVLVSILKLLSPEETFNFGGSLEHFENTAIDPDTIFQEKGVIELNTTGMTWLQSYCPRFDTLEKLAHLPRLSTSFKLNFTAEYNAYMTNLISNPLSWITNEKHIDTIQKLACLRISENCGRTAQPEIIRKIVLPNLDQWMKTKTGHLKLREPSLTNDNLGLKTWGSALILSQRLLVLDHTKYLYKSVLELGSGTGLVGMVSSLLGYPTVLTDLPEIVPNLQSNVDLNKLNNVTVSELDWTNPSSFLQTFPDAKYQTIVVSDPVYSSKHPYLVVDMINLFFDKSDPMTRVLVQIPLRPKFENERQVLWDLMEANSYLETEHEIEEGFDDFGEMKFCFKVFKKQN from the coding sequence ATGGATTTCGATCCTTTATCTCTTTATACTCCTTCACCTCTTCAAAATGAAGAAGTGCTGATACCTATATACCAAGGCTTGTCTGAGATTAAGGAAAATGAAAACCTTTCCGAGACACTACATAACGATTCTCATCTCGAACCGGTTCACATATTAGACTTACCGTTATTGCAATTGAAACCACCATATGAAGTGCTAGTCTCGATTTTAAAATTGCTTTCCCCGGAAGaaactttcaattttggtgGATCTCTAGaacattttgaaaatacAGCAATAGACCCGGATACCATTTTTCAGGAGAAGGGtgtaattgaattgaacaCCACGGGTATGACTTGGCTACAACTGTACTGTCCTCGATTCGATACTTTAGAGAAATTAGCACATCTTCCCCGCCTATCAACAtcattcaaattgaattttacGGCAGAGTATAATGCGTACATGACAAACTTAATATCGAACCCCTTGTCATGGATCACGAATGAAAAGCATATTGATACCATCCAAAAACTTGCTTGCTTGCGTATAAGTGAGAATTGTGGTCGAACTGCACAACCAGAAATTATCAGAAAAATTGTGTTACCAAATCTTGACCAATGGATGAAGACCAAAACAGGCCATTTGAAATTACGCGAGCCTTCCCTAACCAATGACAATTTAGGGTTGAAAACTTGGGGATCAGCATTGATTTTGAGTCAACGATTATTAGTTCTTGATCATACGAAATACTTGTATAAAAGCGTGTTAGAATTAGGATCCGGAACTGGTCTAGTGGGGATGGTTAGTTCATTATTAGGGTACCCCACTGTATTGACAGATTTACCAGAAATTGTACCTAATTTACAACTGAATGTTGATTTAAACAAGCTAAACAATGTAACAGTTCTGGAATTAGATTGGACAAATCCCCTGTCATTCCTCCAAACATTTCCGGATGCTAAATATCAAACAATAGTAGTCAGTGATCCTGTTTATTCTTCCAAGCATCCTTATTTGGTAGTAGACatgataaatttattttttgacaAATCTGATCCTATGACCCGAGTTTTAGTACAAATACCTTTACGTCCTaagtttgaaaatgaaCGTCAAGTTCTATGGGATTTAATGGAGGCTAACCTGTATCTTGAGACTGAGCACGAAATAGAGGAAggatttgatgattttggtgAAATGAAATTCTGTTTTAAGGTTttcaaaaaacaaaactga
- the ALD5 gene encoding aldehyde dehydrogenase (NAD(P)(+)) (NAD-aldehyde dehydrogenase; decreased expression in fluconazole-resistant isolate, or in hyphae; biofilm induced; fluconazole-downregulated; protein abundance is affected by URA3 expression in the CAI-4 strain; stationary phase enriched): MFKKALPLVSKLTTPKGITYNQPLGLFINNEYVHPKQQKTFEVISPSTEEKITDVYEALEEDIDTAVEAAQAAYHNGWAQGPPEQRSKVLFKLADLIEENAELLAQIETWDNGKSLQNARGDVALTAAYFRSCGGWADKILGSQINTGNTHFNYTQRVPLVCGQIIPWNFPLLMASWKLGPVLATGSTTVLKTAESTPLSALYLSQLLVEAGMPKGVINIVSGFGATAGAAIAKHPKIEKVAFTGSTATGKIIMKLAAESNLKKVTLELGGKSPNIVFNDADLDKTIQNLIVSIFYNSGEVCCAGSRLLIQSGVYDQVVEKFKEAAESVKVGNPFDEDTFMGAQVSDVQLSKILKYVESGKSQGATVVTGGARADGKGYFVKPTIFADVKKDMDIVREEIFGPVVTLIKFDTVDEAVELANDSDYGLAAGIHSADVNKCIDVANRVKAGTVWVNTYNDFHPMVPFGGFSASGIGREMGEEVLHEYTQVRAVRMKINPPN; encoded by the coding sequence ATGTTTAAAAAGGCCTTACCATTAGTCAGCAAGCTCACAACACCAAAAGGTATCACTTATAACCAACCCCTTGGGTTATTCATCAATAACGAATATGTTCACCCAAAGCAACAAAAGACATTTGAAGTTATTTCTCCATCCactgaagaaaaaataactGATGTTTACGAAGCtttagaagaagatattGATACTGCTGTTGAAGCCGCACAAGCCGCATACCACAATGGTTGGGCTCAAGGGCCACCAGAACAAAGATCAAAAgttttgttcaaattaGCCGACttgattgaagaaaatgcCGAATTATTAGCTCAAATTGAAACTTGGGACAACGGTAAATCCTTACAAAATGCCAGAGGTGATGTTGCCTTGACAGCTGCTTACTTCAGATCCTGTGGTGGTTGGGCCGACAAAATTTTGGGTTCCCAAATCAATACTGGTAACACTCATTTCAACTACACTCAAAGAGTCCCATTAGTCTGTGGTCAAATTATTCCTTGGAATTTCCCATTATTGATGGCTTCTTGGAAATTGGGACCAGTTCTTGCTACTGGTTCTACCACTGTTTTGAAGACTGCTGAATCCACCCCATTATCTGCTTTATATCTTTCCCAATTGTTAGTCGAAGCCGGTATGCCAAAAGGTGTTATCAACATTGTTTCTGGTTTTGGTGCTACTGCTGGTGCTGCCATTGCTAAACATCCaaagattgaaaaagttgcTTTCACTGGTTCTACTGCCACCGGTAAAATTATCATGAAATTGGCTGCTGAAtcaaacttgaaaaaagtTACTTTGGAATTGGGTGGTAAATCTCCAAACATTGTTTTCAACGATGCTGATTTGGACAAGACCATTCAAAACTTGATTGTTTCTATCTTCTACAATTCTGGTGAAGTCTGTTGTGCTGGTTCTCGTCTTTTGATTCAATCCGGTGTTTACGACcaagttgttgaaaaattcaaagaGGCTGCTGAAAGTGTCAAGGTTGGTAACCCATTCGACGAAGACACTTTTATGGGTGCCCAAGTTTCTGACGTCCAATTGTccaaaattttgaaatacgTTGAATCTGGTAAATCTCAAGGTGCTACTGTTGTTACCGGTGGTGCTAGAGCTGATGGTAAAGGTTACTTTGTCAAACCAACTATTTTCGCTGATGTCAAGAAAGATATGGATATTGTCAGAGAAGAGATCTTTGGTCCAGTTGTCACTTTGATCAAATTTGATACTGTTGACGAAGCCGTTGAATTGGCCAATGATTCCGATTATGGTTTGGCTGCTGGTATTCACTCTGCCGACGTTAACAAATGTATTGATGTGGCCAACAGAGTTAAAGCCGGTACTGTTTGGGTCAACACTTATAACGATTTCCACCCAATGGTTCCATTCGGAGGATTCAGTGCTTCAGGTATCGGTAGAGAAATGGGTGAAGAAGTTTTGCATGAATACACTCAAGTCAGAGCTGTGAGAATGAAAATCAACCCACCAAACTAA